Proteins encoded together in one Paracidovorax wautersii window:
- a CDS encoding phasin family protein, with protein sequence MSLTPEQVLASHKAHLDTLFSLTSKAFEGVEKLVELNVTASRAALADAANHTQAVLGAKDAQELLALQANLFQPIAEKTAAYSRHLYDIASGTSSEFGRTFEAQAAEAQRSFSTLVDTAAKNAPAGTETTVAVMKSAVSAANSAFESVQKAVKQASDVAEANFNAVANTATNAAKSAAPRKR encoded by the coding sequence ATGTCGCTGACCCCCGAACAAGTGCTGGCATCCCACAAGGCCCATCTGGACACCCTGTTCAGCCTCACGAGCAAGGCGTTCGAAGGCGTGGAGAAGCTGGTGGAACTGAACGTCACCGCCTCGCGTGCGGCCCTGGCCGATGCCGCCAACCATACCCAGGCGGTGCTGGGCGCCAAGGACGCACAGGAACTGCTGGCCCTGCAGGCCAACCTGTTCCAGCCCATCGCTGAAAAGACGGCCGCCTACAGCCGCCATCTGTACGACATCGCCTCGGGCACCAGCTCCGAATTCGGCCGCACCTTCGAAGCGCAGGCTGCAGAAGCCCAGCGCAGCTTCAGCACCCTGGTCGACACCGCCGCCAAGAACGCGCCCGCGGGCACGGAAACCACGGTCGCCGTGATGAAGAGCGCCGTGTCTGCGGCCAACAGCGCCTTTGAATCGGTGCAGAAGGCGGTCAAGCAGGCCAGCGACGTGGCGGAGGCCAACTTCAACGCCGTCGCCAACACGGCCACCAACGCGGCCAAGTCCGCAGCTCCGCGCAAGCGCTGA
- a CDS encoding extracellular solute-binding protein, with product MSMPIKSLLALCLAASGAAALAQDQVVNLYSARHYATDEALYSGFTKATGIKINRVDADDAGIMARLKAEGTASPADVILLVDAARLYRGDVDGLFQPIQSKVLNDAIPANLRSQPAADGGISWYGLSTRARVIVYNKAKVKAEDVDTYEELGDPKNKGKICIRSGSHPYNLSLFGAVVEHMGEQQAEAWIKGVKDNLARAPKGGDTDQIKAVAAGECDIAVTNSYYLARLIRSEKPEDKAVAEKVSVVFPNQQSWGTHMNIAGGAVAKHAKNRANAIKFLEYLASPEAQTYFANGNNEWPAAKNVQLENPALKLMTGGKPFKSETIPIGAVGANTVKVQQMLDRAGFQ from the coding sequence ATGTCGATGCCCATCAAATCTCTGCTGGCGCTGTGTCTTGCTGCGTCGGGCGCCGCTGCCCTGGCGCAGGACCAGGTCGTCAATCTGTATTCGGCCCGTCACTACGCCACCGATGAAGCCCTGTACTCCGGCTTTACCAAGGCCACAGGCATCAAGATCAACCGCGTCGACGCGGACGATGCGGGCATCATGGCGCGGCTGAAGGCCGAAGGAACGGCCTCGCCGGCCGACGTCATCCTGCTGGTGGATGCAGCCCGCCTTTACCGCGGCGACGTGGATGGCCTGTTCCAGCCCATCCAGTCCAAGGTGCTGAACGATGCCATTCCCGCCAACCTGCGCAGCCAGCCGGCCGCCGACGGCGGCATCTCCTGGTACGGCCTGTCGACCCGCGCCCGTGTCATCGTCTACAACAAGGCCAAGGTCAAGGCGGAAGATGTGGACACCTACGAAGAGCTGGGCGACCCGAAAAACAAGGGCAAGATCTGCATCCGTTCTGGCTCGCATCCCTACAACCTGAGCCTGTTCGGCGCCGTCGTCGAGCACATGGGCGAGCAGCAGGCCGAGGCGTGGATCAAGGGCGTCAAGGACAACCTGGCGCGCGCTCCCAAGGGCGGCGACACCGACCAGATCAAGGCCGTGGCAGCGGGCGAATGCGATATCGCTGTCACCAACAGCTATTACCTCGCCCGCCTGATCCGTTCCGAAAAGCCTGAAGACAAGGCCGTGGCGGAGAAGGTATCGGTGGTATTCCCCAATCAGCAGTCGTGGGGAACGCACATGAACATCGCTGGGGGTGCAGTGGCCAAGCATGCCAAGAACCGCGCCAATGCCATCAAGTTCCTCGAATACCTGGCGAGCCCGGAAGCCCAGACGTACTTCGCCAACGGCAACAACGAGTGGCCAGCGGCAAAGAACGTCCAGCTCGAGAACCCTGCTCTCAAGCTCATGACCGGCGGCAAGCCCTTCAAGAGCGAGACCATCCCCATCGGCGCGGTGGGTGCCAACACCGTCAAAGTGCAACAGATGCTCGACCGCGCCGGCTTCCAGTAA
- a CDS encoding 3-hydroxyacyl-CoA dehydrogenase encodes MEINGKVFVVTGGASGLGEGTARALAARGGKVVIADMQTDKGEAVAREIGGISVRCDVSSETDGQAVIDRAVALGKLMGLVNCAGIAPAEKTVGKNGPHALSSFSKTITVNLIGSFNMIRMAADAMAKNEPEATGERGVLISTASVAAYDGQIGQAAYSASKGGIVGMTLPIARDLARNGIRNMTIAPGIFGTPMLFGMPQEVQDALAAGVPFPSRLGTPEDYAKLAVHIFENDMLNGEVIRLDGAIRLAPR; translated from the coding sequence ATGGAGATCAATGGCAAGGTATTCGTCGTGACCGGCGGCGCATCGGGCCTGGGCGAAGGCACCGCCCGCGCCCTGGCAGCCCGCGGCGGCAAGGTGGTCATCGCCGACATGCAGACGGACAAAGGAGAGGCCGTGGCGCGCGAGATCGGCGGCATTTCCGTTCGCTGCGACGTCAGCAGCGAAACGGATGGACAGGCGGTGATCGACCGCGCTGTCGCGCTTGGCAAGCTGATGGGCCTGGTCAACTGCGCCGGCATCGCTCCTGCCGAGAAGACCGTCGGCAAGAACGGCCCCCATGCCCTGTCCAGCTTCAGCAAGACGATCACGGTCAACCTTATCGGCAGTTTCAACATGATCCGAATGGCAGCAGACGCCATGGCCAAGAACGAGCCCGAGGCGACCGGCGAACGCGGTGTCCTGATTTCCACGGCCAGCGTGGCGGCCTATGACGGACAGATCGGCCAGGCCGCCTACTCCGCCTCCAAAGGAGGGATCGTTGGCATGACCTTGCCTATTGCGCGCGATCTGGCCCGCAACGGCATCCGCAACATGACCATCGCACCCGGCATCTTCGGCACGCCCATGCTCTTCGGCATGCCGCAGGAAGTCCAGGATGCGCTGGCCGCAGGTGTCCCCTTCCCCAGCCGCTTGGGCACCCCGGAGGACTATGCGAAGCTGGCGGTGCACATCTTCGAGAACGACATGCTCAACGGCGAGGTGATCCGGCTCGACGGGGCCATCCGGCTCGCCCCGCGCTGA
- a CDS encoding thioesterase family protein, with protein MHPPASPSPSPSSSDGTRARPVPQPRAAYAAFRTITTRWADNDAYGHVNNVVYYSWFDTAVNAYLIEQGALDIHGGDTIGLVVETQCNYFSPLAFPQTVEAGIRVARLGGSSVRYEVGLFAEGAATASAQGHFVHVYVGREDRRPRELPAILRSALEPLQRG; from the coding sequence ATGCATCCTCCTGCTTCTCCCTCTCCTTCCCCTTCTTCCTCTGATGGCACCCGTGCCCGCCCGGTGCCGCAGCCGCGCGCGGCCTATGCGGCGTTTCGCACCATCACCACGCGCTGGGCGGACAACGATGCCTACGGCCATGTGAACAACGTCGTGTATTACAGCTGGTTCGATACGGCGGTGAACGCGTACCTGATCGAGCAGGGTGCCCTCGACATCCACGGCGGCGACACCATTGGCCTCGTGGTCGAGACCCAGTGCAACTACTTCTCTCCGCTGGCTTTTCCGCAGACCGTCGAGGCCGGGATCCGGGTCGCCCGGCTGGGAGGCTCCAGCGTGCGCTACGAAGTGGGACTGTTCGCCGAGGGGGCTGCCACGGCGAGTGCGCAGGGCCATTTCGTCCACGTGTACGTGGGCCGCGAAGACCGGCGGCCGCGCGAATTGCCCGCGATTCTGCGAAGTGCGCTGGAGCCCTTGCAGCGGGGGTGA